A region of the Megalops cyprinoides isolate fMegCyp1 chromosome 21, fMegCyp1.pri, whole genome shotgun sequence genome:
AGATGAGTTTATTCTGAAAGTGGAGGTGGTGGGGTCAGtaggggggttgagggtggaggggagagtgagggagaatgataCAAAATAGTGGTCCGATACATGGAGGGGAGTCACTGTGAGGCGGGTTGTGGCGCAGCTTCTGGTGAACACAAGGTCTACCTGGTTGCTGGCCTTGTGGGTTGCAGGTGATGGCGAGAGGTTGAAGGCGAAGGACTGGACCTATGCCCCTAGACTTTATAACATCTGCCCACACATATCAACAAGACACTGTCAATTCAGAATTTTAAAGCTATTTGAAAACTCATTTTGCAGGTTTGCTTTTGgataagctgttttttttttagcaattaTTGATTCTTTTCTCTTATGTTATGTATTAATCATACTAATGAtgtttgttaataaaaatgtttaaaaatttcTATTTATTTACCACTTATCCATCACTGTTTATAACGCTGCATAGCACTTTAGGTTGAACATGTTTTTTGAACATGCTATATACATACAAGTTTATTATGTCATTATaagtaaaatacacagcaataGATATCTTTAAACACCAACACATTAGTTGGTATAATAcgatgtaaaatatttaaatacatatttaattttgctgTGCACTAGTGTTGAACTTTTTACTGGttgtcattcataaaacatacgGTACATTTGACAGTTTCTCTATTTTTTgaaatcccccccacccccaaaaagaagaaaaaagtaatactCATAATAATAGTAACTTAATAGTTGCtaatagccccccccccccccccccccccccccagcaaaaTAGGCAAAGATAAAAGGGTAAAATAACTAAAACAAggaataaaatatgtaaaaaccAAGGTGTTCAAACACAACCCTCCCCAGTTCTGTCCTTGCCTCCCCCAGGTTCCTTCACAACCCAGTTTTTATCTGCTTGTGAGTATAACTACCAAAGTAAGTAATTTATCCAATTAGTCAATGGCCTACCAGTCAGACACACATTCTTATGCTTTTTACTGTTTGAGGTGAACTTTGTACCAAGATTTTCATTGCAAGGACATGAAACCATGCAGGGCcctaaacacaaatacacacaggagGGAACATAAATGTAGCAGTGAAGATTTACATATATGGTATATGGGATGGGAATTGTAGCATTCCAGCTGTCTCCACCATCTAACTTTCATTCTCCCCTTATGGAgccacaaacagaaaataataataaaaaaaaacaaagaaaaaatgaacgAAGTCAAAATTGTCCCTTTTCAGGGTCCCACTGCCTTTCAGCTCGTACATGTCAGTTTTCCTTGGTTTTGTCCTCTCATTGCTTCCTCCTGCTTCCCCTCACTGTGGATAGAAAAGGTCTTTTATAGCCAATTCCCCTTACAGAGGTCCTTATGTCCTTATCTCGATACCCTCTCCAGGTGTCTGAGAGGGCATAGATGTTTTCCCTTCCCCACAGACTGAAGAATGATATGAACAGTGGATCTGGAAAATTTACACacccttttcttgtttttggtgtcttaaaggctgaaattaagaaattaagaaGTCAGACTTTATTTATGAATTGTAACCAACAAAATctaagtgaaaacaaaatgcttgtttatcaaagtattaaaaatgaaaaaaaatgtcttcaccCTTAAATGAATACTTCATTTCTATctttgtctcatcagaccataaTCTAATCCAATGtctttttgcataattcagatgAGACTAGATGTACTTCCTTGCAAAAAGTGGTTttcatgacacacacacacttacacacttcAAATAGTTGCTATTCTAATGTTGGGATTAAGAGAAAACATGATTGGGAATACCCagatgacattttaatgaacGTTTATAATGGTGAAATATATATGGATCAGGAAGCAAATTTTTGTGATTTCACATCTCACTCTTTATTATTCACTCTCTATTATTCAAGTAAGTCAAATACATAGGCAACCTCTAGAACTGAATCTACAATGTCAAAAGTGACTACTAAGTCAATGGGCAAACCAAAGCATGTAAAAGTGCTTTTACTTGACcaattttttcagttttgtgaaCCCTTAGAATGAGCCAAAACATACTTTTGTTAACATATTAATAAGACCTTCAAGGGGAGAGACAATGAGCCTCCTCCATCAAAATGTTCAAGGAAATGATCGTATTTTGTTTCAGGGAATCGTTTCCAAAACAACTGTGTGAGCAGTTGGAACAAATTCCGTCTAAAAACATTGATCAATTCTAAAATGTTTGTGGGTTTGATCACATGCAAGCTATATacacaaaatcatttgtttGCACAAAAAGTGAACCTGATACAATGTATGTTACATCCATATTCAATGTTTAATATTAcacaaattattaaataatttgtaATCACATATGCTCTAATATCAGTATGTTGCATACTGCAGTTGTAAattagtttttgtgttttctgtctgaGAAGTAGTGGGGGTCTTCTGCGTGCCTCAGACAATAAAGATACTTGTTTCAAATGAAGGCTGAGCCTTATGGCCCCATTTTTaaactggctgtgtcatttCCCACAATCACTGGAAGCCTACATTTGCCTACTCTTTATtcttaaaaaacagaacatttttaaactCAAACAGCCATGTAGTTTCACTTCACTTTAATCGTGTTCCCTTTACTGAGCTTGACTTTTCCTGCCTCATGGAGCATCTGCAGGATGTGGTATTCTGTATTTCCACTGTGCTTTGCAAGGTGCATGGAGCCAGACACTTTCTCCCAGTAATGCTTCCACATTCCTTTACTGTCAGCACCATATCCATAAATGCTTACCTGAAAGAATGGAAGAAAGACTTACActtgcatatttatgtgttacACCGCAATAAATCTGTTGTTGATTtgatgttgttcttttttttaaaacaggatAACATATGTCTCTCAAACTTCTGCCATGCTGAGCAAACTCACTGACCTCATCACATATGTGAACAGCAAACATGAGCACAAGCATCCCTGTGGAAGGGCACCTGGAGGTTTTGATCCATTGCTCCTGAACATACTTCAAGAATGCTGGGTTATAAAACAAGACCTGGAAAATTCAGTTTATGATCAAATTCTTTGTTCAGTGATACTGAAACAGCAGATGTACCAGTTAGCTAAGTTAACCATTGATAATTACTGGCTCATTTCAAGGGAATTGCATAAAAACATTCTACAGCAACTATCTGTACACTGACAGGAGGTACCATCCTAGGCCTGCCtaacacctgtgtgtgtttatatgaatTTATCTTTATACTTGTTAGGTGAGAAACATCACTTGTGAGAGTGGAACAGTGATTCATATGCACCAAAATGGAATATGCTATCTGTTGATGGTATTCAATTTAATATGGTACCATCTAAACACTAATCTGATGTTAAGCAGAAACTCACCTTTTTCTTGTTGAATTTAAGTGTTGCAGGAACGTGTCGATAAgtactgtggaaaaaacagacaatacaCCTGAATGTGTTATATGCAAGTGAAAGCAGACCAGAAATGCAAGTTCACTAATGGGCACACAttagtgatgtaatgtaatgtgagtgACACATACAGGTGGGCAACGTGTGCAGATGGTCTGAATGCATCTTTTTTGTCACTAGAAAATCATGTTGCACaatttacaaaagcaaatacAAATAGAGCAGAGATATTTCTGTTAACTTACGCTTTTATAGATCTATCAGTCACAACACTGATAAGCCACTCAAAGTCTCTCATTTTGAAAGGAATCAGCACTAGGTTGGTGGTGTTGTCTATATCAATGGCACTTTCTGGGTACATGAAGTGGTGTGTAGTCCTGCTTCCAACATCTTTTTCATACCCAGCGGTTTTGGCTTCATTCATCCTATAGAGATGAAATTCATTGGCACAAATCAAATGCAACATAGCACATCAAGGCAGACTATATCACAGCCAAGTCCACAAACACAGGGCCAGATTTATCAAGGATGACAGGAAAAATTTTAGAGATTAGCTGCCAATTTACTAATGCAAGCTTTGTCGAAAAGGTCATTCCAGCAGCTTACATTGCCCCTAATGGAATACCCGTTTGTAATGCACAAAGCACAGAATACAATAGACACATCACATTACCTTGTTGTGTTCATGcaaaaatatgagaaaacaaacatgtccaggaatgaaatattaacatggcaaaatattaaatataaggTTAGACCTGGGAATCATATCTTGCCTGTATGAAAGACCTcatttactacataagcacaCATCCAAGACACAcctattaaaacaaaat
Encoded here:
- the LOC118768909 gene encoding CMP-N-acetylneuraminate-beta-galactosamide-alpha-2,3-sialyltransferase 2-like isoform X1, with amino-acid sequence MSYQTPMLIFLRRNAVVRFIISIIVLAFIYWFITNLLFTTGNSASSAQKVKQDDKRNCACKHCLTQPNISEWFDRHFNSSIHPLLSKSNGNLSAETLKYWQKLQPYYVPPPFSEVMKKVFDLFPGEDQYMDHGPSRCRSCAVVGNSNNLLGTSYGPQIDDHDFVMRMNEAKTAGYEKDVGSRTTHHFMYPESAIDIDNTTNLVLIPFKMRDFEWLISVVTDRSIKATYRHVPATLKFNKKKVLFYNPAFLKYVQEQWIKTSRCPSTGMLVLMFAVHICDEVSIYGYGADSKGMWKHYWEKVSGSMHLAKHSGNTEYHILQMLHEAGKVKLSKGNTIKVK